The Mytilus edulis chromosome 4, xbMytEdul2.2, whole genome shotgun sequence nucleotide sequence gGTTTTATCCTTGGATGTGCATGGTGATATTGcacttttatgttttgtataaataacaaaacttatgttttaattctgttgttttaaaattgtatataacaGTCTCTCATagttcttttaagaatggcacatgcattctaaattttatattgtgtacttgatattatattgtgtttatacttgtatgtatgtggtgagacttaataaactattgaatcttgAATCTAGTTAATTTccacattttatatttacaaatattaattacAAATTTGACCACATGATCATTCAACAGACCAGATTGTTAcaaatttaattcatttcaatcaAGCAAATATCGCTGTTGATTAATTAATCTGATACAAAGAACATTTCCCATCATATCCCGCAACCAGTAACAAATCCCTCTTACTgtcaaaaaaaagtttgtacgGAGTTTCAATGCCATCTGCAGCACTAAGAAAATCTACTGCTTTCTTCCCATCAGGAGATACTGCAACAATGCAATTGCGTTCACAGAATGCTACATACACGATGCCATTTCTGTCAACAGCAACACCATAGGGACTTTTAAGAACTGTTTTATCTTTAAATTCCCACATTTTATTGCTTTTATCACTGTAGCAACATACTGAATTGGCTTCATACTCTGTTAAGTATATCGACTCACAAAAACACGACACATAAAGCATAAAAGATTTCCTATTACCAAAGTTAACAATGGACTTCGTACAATTGTCTTCAAGTTGTGCGACTCCGAGATGCTCTGCATTTGCATAATATATTTTCCCGTCCTGGTATGCAATACCATAGCAATCGTTTTTTGTTTCAATCGTggtttttatactttttttcttaatatcAAAGATATAAATTTTGGAACATTCCCATGCTGTGAAGGCAACTGTTGTGTCATCAATGCAAGCCACATCAAATGGTGTTAATCCTGAAATAGCTTTTTCACAATCAAAAGAACCATCAGTATTGAAAATCACCAGTCGTTTGTTATTATCACAGTCTGCAAAAATAAATTTTCCGTTTGGAAAAATAGCACAACCAGTTATATTACACTCACAACTTTTCCCTTTTGGAATTTGAATTTTTCGCAATAATGTGGCACGGACATTGTCGACTGATTTTGGAATAACGCTAGCAGACATTATCTGAGCTTGTTTAGTCTTCTCCAATTTAACAACAACAGATGGTGAACTAGATTCTATCGATATTGACCCAAATGACGTTTTGCTTTGGAGTAAATTCAAAATCCCCTCATTATGAGTACATTTCAAGGAAAGCTGTTTTAAACGGTCATCTTCCGATAATGACTGAACGTATGTCTCTTCTGCTTCAATTTTCTCCTCTAGCTGTTTGCTTCCTATGAAAGTTTGTAAGTCGGATGCGTGATTCTTAAGATCTTTAATGTTACTTTGTAACACTGCAATTCTTTCTTGTTTCTCCTTAAGTCCATGCAACAGATCCTCAATTTTCGTTTTCAAATCACACACAGATGTGTTTAATTCTTTCTCGATCTCTTGTTCCATTTTATCAAAATGTGAGTTGATTTTTTTGCGTAGGTTTTGAATGCCAGCGAGAATGTTTTGTCGTTGTTCTCTAATTTTGGTCAGATTGGATTGCCTATCTTTTACTACATTATCAATGTTGCTTTTTAGATCTTCTAATGATTTCTGCAAAGTTTCTAACAAACCACTTGATTTAGAAGTTTTCGCCATTTCATCAATAGGTAACATTCCAGTACAATCCTTGTGACTTGTTGAAATACACAAAAGACAACAGAGTTGATCGTGGTGGGGACAGtatatttgaagttttttttcatGTTCTATGCAGTGGTGGACTATGCTTGAAATATCAGGGGACAATTTTCTGTAATCCTCTATCGAAATAACGCCATGAAGTCGACTTGCTTTAGAAAAACTGTGATGGCTGTGACATTCATTACAGAGACCATCGTCACACTCTGGACACCAGAAATCTGCAGTTTTCGTGACATGCTGAGCATCACATATCCCACATAGTGTTTTTGGTGGGGTGTCCAtaagttctgaaaaaaaaaagataaaatttgtaaaaactaATGCTGTTATATTACAGATGTTTGTATAAACTCTACAAGAAACATTTTAGAAAGTCCGACCTCAGATGTCTCACATGCTTTTCTTGTAATGATTTAATTTGGCGCTGAAAATCTTTAAGATTAAAGATTTTAATAAATACACTTGGGAAAAATTATTGCAACACTTCCATTGAAAACCATGTAAAATGACATGATTGTAGAATGAGCATAATTTTGGTTCTGCTAAATACTTTTGATCCATTTATGATTTAAAGTTAAATTCATGGTATTAACCCGGGGGTTGGaatctccctttttttttttttaccgatcaatgcatttgaatggggacatatagctggaacccccccccccttatcctgaGTTGGGAAtccctttttttaaaatggctggctCCGCCCCTGGGTTATGACATAACAGCTGCACTGAAATAGTTTTCTGCGCTgttcacaaaaatacaaattttgccagacttattttttcaaaaacattagATCTGCAACAAATACAGATTTTTATGCATTAAACTCAATCAGAACGTTTCGAATGTAAGTTAATAACACAAAGTCAATTTTAAACCCTAAATggatcaaaaatattttgtaaaacccAAATTAAACACATTCCACATTGTTTTCAATGGACATGATGgaagtgttgcaatacttttttccaggtgtaaatataaatatatcacatttactttacattttaaatatcaatgaaaataaggtcagtGTCATATGAACCCTTCCAAAACACATGTTCACATTAAGATCATTCAATGCACCAATTATTGGTCACAACTATTGCATTAAGTCATGTAAGTGTTTTATGAACTTATGGAATTCCAACAATTACATGTTGACCAATGAACTATGTAAATGAGGCGAAGGTCAAATTAACCCTGGAAGACAGTCATGGGGGATGAACACCTTACAGTTGATCAATTTCTAACAGTATAAGCAAAAAGCATATATTATGGATTCATTCTTTTAATGAAATTCTTGGGTATAAGTACACTACTTAACTAGATGTTCAACTAAGctcaaattatatatatagctTTGAATGCAGACTTATGCAAGACTATAAATATGATATCCGCGAAAATACTATTTCTCAAACCCAGAAAATTGGTAACCAGGAAATTAAATAAATCCACaatgaaatataaatgaataacGAACATAATGGAACTTTAGGTGGTAAATGTCAAACGAACCTTGTACCTCACAGTCATTTGTCAATTAGTCTTATATGGATGCAATACTGCTTATTTATGCTTTCTGGGATATTTATAATAATCAGGGACAAGGTCAGATGAGCCATGTCAAATGATGATCTTGACAAAAGC carries:
- the LOC139521859 gene encoding tripartite motif-containing protein 5-like, with translation MDTPPKTLCGICDAQHVTKTADFWCPECDDGLCNECHSHHSFSKASRLHGVISIEDYRKLSPDISSIVHHCIEHEKKLQIYCPHHDQLCCLLCISTSHKDCTGMLPIDEMAKTSKSSGLLETLQKSLEDLKSNIDNVVKDRQSNLTKIREQRQNILAGIQNLRKKINSHFDKMEQEIEKELNTSVCDLKTKIEDLLHGLKEKQERIAVLQSNIKDLKNHASDLQTFIGSKQLEEKIEAEETYVQSLSEDDRLKQLSLKCTHNEGILNLLQSKTSFGSISIESSSPSVVVKLEKTKQAQIMSASVIPKSVDNVRATLLRKIQIPKGKSCECNITGCAIFPNGKFIFADCDNNKRLVIFNTDGSFDCEKAISGLTPFDVACIDDTTVAFTAWECSKIYIFDIKKKSIKTTIETKNDCYGIAYQDGKIYYANAEHLGVAQLEDNCTKSIVNFGNRKSFMLYVSCFCESIYLTEYEANSVCCYSDKSNKMWEFKDKTVLKSPYGVAVDRNGIVYVAFCERNCIVAVSPDGKKAVDFLSAADGIETPYKLFFDSKRDLLLVAGYDGKCSLYQIN